CGCCAATTCAATTACTAAAAAACCCTCGTATGGGGGAACAGTTAGAAGAATTTATGCCAAAAGAAGTTCGCCGTCTCATCATAGGCGATTATGAATTACGTTATGAAATCCAAACATCCACATTATATGTACTGCGAATTTGGCATACACGAGAAAATCGATAAATTTTCGGTCAAGCACTAAGT
This region of Gammaproteobacteria bacterium genomic DNA includes:
- a CDS encoding type II toxin-antitoxin system RelE/ParE family toxin codes for the protein MYVKWTSKSHSDLLRLYEFLASVNKVAALRVVKQLTAAPIQLLKNPRMGEQLEEFMPKEVRRLIIGDYELRYEIQTSTLYVLRIWHTRENR